The genomic region CGCATGGCCATGGAATCCGCCGAATTTCAGGAGGCTGACGTGGGGCCATAAAAAAGTTTTGGAACCGAGGGAACCGAACGGGCCAAACGGCAGTCAGATATACGGGCAGCAAACAGCTGCCCGTCCCAGCACACAACACGAGGGGGAAATTATGGAGCAGTTCGCAACCGAAGCTGAGGTCATGCGCGCCGCTGCAGACCGCACCGACGACACCAACGCGGACGTCAACCGCGAAATCGACCGCATCCAGCAGGTCGCCGAAGCCACCCGCGGCTACTGGGTGGGCAACGCCCAGCGCAGCTTCGACGAGCTCATGGTCCGCTACGACGACGCTCAACGCCGACTCTCAGAAGCGCTCAGCGCCATCGCCGTGAACATCCGCGACAACGCCAAGCACTACGAGACCACCGACGCCAACAACACCGACAGCCTCCGCCAGATCGCCGGCGGGCTCGCACTCTAAGGGGAACACCATGCAGATCAAGTACGACTTCGCCCAAATCGCCGGCGCGGCAGAAGATATGCGCGCATCCGCCTCGCGCATCAACGGCGATCTGGCAGAGCTCAAGCAGATGCTCCAGCCCATGGCCCAGACCTGGGAAGGTACCGCAGCCGCCGCCTACCAGGCGCACCAGGCCAAGTGGGACCAGGCAGCAGAGGACCTCAACCAGATCCTCAACCAGATCGCGAACACCGTTGAAGACGGCAACTCCACCATGCTCGCCGTCAACAACGCCGCCGCAAACAGCTGGGGCTAAACCACACAATCTTGCGCCGCGGGCCGGCACAGGCCGCAATCATCGGGGGACGGGCGCGGCCTATCCGGGCCGCGGCGCAACCACAAAACGGGGGACGGGGGACGCGCCGCCGCAGGTGATGGGGGATCACCTGCGGCGGCGCTTTTTTGTTTTCATGCGGCAGTGCCGTAGTGTGTGAGCTCTGTGTGTCCCGCCGGATGCGCTTTTCGGGTCTCCACCGGCCGCCGTAAAGCGCAAAGGGGCAGGCGAGGTTTGGCCGGCAGCCATCTAGACAGACTTTAAGGAGTCATGCATGTCTACTTACCACCCGAAGAGCGGTGACATCACCCGTAAGTGGTACGTCATCGACGCAACCGACGTGGTGCTGGGCAAGCTTGCTTCCACCGTCGCAGACATCCTGCGCGGGAAGCACAAGCCGCAGTACGCGCCGAACGTTGACACTGGCGACCACGTCATCGTGATCAACGCCGACAAGATCCACATCTCCTCCAACAAGCGCGAGCGTGAGATGCGCTACCGCCACTCCGGTTACCCGGGTGGTCTGAAGTCCATGACCCTGGGCCGCGCCCTGGACGAGCGTCCGGACCGCGTGATCGAGGAAGCTGTCAAGGGCATGATGCCGCACAACAAGCTTTCCCGTCAGTCCATCAAGAAGCTGCACGTCTTCGTCGGTGCCGAGCACCCGTACGCTGGCCAGCAGCCGGAAACCTACGAGTTTAAGCAGGTGGCACAGTAATGACCGAGCCGAACAACTTCGACAACACCGCCGCTGAAGAGCTGGGCACCGACGTCGACGCCGCAACCGCCGCGACCGAGGAGTTCAACTACACCATCGGCGACGCAATCGCACCCGAGGCCGACGCTGCCGAGGAGACCGTTGAGGCTGCTCCGCTGCACGAGGGCCCGATCCAGACCGTCGGTCGCCGTAAGCGCGCCATTGCCCGCGTGACCGTCGTCGAGGGCGAGGGCAAGATCACTGTCAACGGCCGCGAGTTCGAGGACTACTTCCCGAACAAGCTGCACCAGCAGGACATCCTCACCCCGCTGACCCTGCTCGAGCGCGAGGGCCAGTTCGACATCAAGGCCAACATCTCCGGTGGCGGCCCGACCGGCCAGTCCGGTGCGCTGCGTCTGGCTATCGCCCGTGCGCTGAACATCTACAACCCGGCTGAGCGCCAGGCCCTGAAGAAGGCCGGCCTGCTCACCCGTGACGCCCGTGCCGTGGAGCGCAAGAAGGCTGGTCTGCACAAGGCCCGTCGCGCACCGCAATACTCCAAGCGTTAATCGCAGGTTTACGCGCGCTTTTGCGCCGTCGCCCGTGTTCGGGCGGCGGCGTTTTGCGTTTTCTAGTGTGGTCCGAAGAGTTGGTCGAGGGCTCCGCGGGTGGTGTTGCGGATGTGGTGTCCGTGTGGGGAGATCCATACGGGGGCACCCCGGTCATGGTGGTGCCGTCGGTGAGCACAAGTTCGATGTCGTCGCCGCCACCGTCAAGGATGCGGGTGTGCGCATCGATGGGCACCATCACGATCGGCCTTGGTGCGGCGGCGACAACCCCGCCGGTTGTGCCGTCCAGGATGCGCCAGAACTCCTCTTCC from Corynebacterium fournieri harbors:
- a CDS encoding WXG100 family type VII secretion target is translated as MEQFATEAEVMRAAADRTDDTNADVNREIDRIQQVAEATRGYWVGNAQRSFDELMVRYDDAQRRLSEALSAIAVNIRDNAKHYETTDANNTDSLRQIAGGLAL
- a CDS encoding WXG100 family type VII secretion target, whose amino-acid sequence is MQIKYDFAQIAGAAEDMRASASRINGDLAELKQMLQPMAQTWEGTAAAAYQAHQAKWDQAAEDLNQILNQIANTVEDGNSTMLAVNNAAANSWG
- the rplM gene encoding 50S ribosomal protein L13, with product MSTYHPKSGDITRKWYVIDATDVVLGKLASTVADILRGKHKPQYAPNVDTGDHVIVINADKIHISSNKREREMRYRHSGYPGGLKSMTLGRALDERPDRVIEEAVKGMMPHNKLSRQSIKKLHVFVGAEHPYAGQQPETYEFKQVAQ
- the rpsI gene encoding 30S ribosomal protein S9, with translation MTEPNNFDNTAAEELGTDVDAATAATEEFNYTIGDAIAPEADAAEETVEAAPLHEGPIQTVGRRKRAIARVTVVEGEGKITVNGREFEDYFPNKLHQQDILTPLTLLEREGQFDIKANISGGGPTGQSGALRLAIARALNIYNPAERQALKKAGLLTRDARAVERKKAGLHKARRAPQYSKR